A genomic stretch from Bacillota bacterium includes:
- a CDS encoding glycyl-radical enzyme activating protein encodes MNQLILNKNTTGLLLRVERSSLHDGQGLRTVVFLKGCPMNCAWCSTPESQQFEPEKGYSAKLCTACGRCIDVCPQKAIVYAKDKSSVITDKTKCRTCFTCFEVCPSNAIKKYGTQCSVEELVDTISRDEIFYFYSGGGVTVSGGEPLAQADFTAKLLKACKMIGINTAIETSLQAEYKEIEKLLPWLDTIYVDIKHMNPVEHEMWTGITNREILQNIRIIDQSEFPLAIVIRLPLVPGFNDGEDNLIELASFLNNLSRIRGLEILPYHRLGSDTYSYLERDYRCSAILPPDQNKLEETQSFLKGMMPNITIKVGSGYL; translated from the coding sequence GTGAACCAGTTGATTTTAAACAAGAATACAACCGGTTTACTCCTGAGAGTCGAAAGATCTTCCCTCCATGACGGCCAGGGACTGAGAACCGTTGTCTTTCTTAAAGGCTGTCCGATGAACTGCGCCTGGTGTTCCACTCCTGAGTCACAGCAGTTTGAACCGGAGAAAGGCTATTCAGCAAAACTCTGCACAGCCTGCGGCCGATGTATCGACGTATGTCCGCAAAAGGCTATCGTTTATGCTAAGGATAAATCATCCGTTATTACTGATAAAACTAAATGCAGAACCTGTTTTACCTGCTTTGAAGTTTGCCCCTCAAATGCTATCAAGAAATATGGCACACAATGCAGTGTGGAAGAATTGGTCGATACAATCAGCAGGGACGAGATTTTTTACTTTTACTCCGGTGGAGGTGTAACCGTCAGCGGTGGTGAGCCTCTCGCACAGGCCGATTTTACTGCCAAGCTGCTTAAAGCCTGTAAAATGATTGGAATCAATACCGCTATTGAAACCAGTTTGCAGGCTGAATACAAAGAAATAGAAAAGCTGCTGCCCTGGCTTGATACAATATATGTTGACATTAAACATATGAATCCGGTGGAACATGAAATGTGGACTGGTATTACCAACAGGGAGATACTTCAAAATATCCGCATAATTGACCAGAGCGAATTTCCCTTGGCGATTGTAATCAGACTGCCACTTGTCCCCGGATTTAACGATGGAGAAGATAACCTTATAGAATTAGCTTCTTTTTTAAATAACCTGTCCAGGATCCGGGGACTTGAAATTCTTCCTTATCACCGCCTGGGTTCAGATACATACAGCTACCTGGAACGTGATTACAGGTGTTCCGCTATACTCCCCCCTGATCAGAACAAGCTTGAAGAAACGCAATCCTTCTTAAAAGGAATGATGCCGAACATCACTATCAAGGTCGGCAGTGGGTATCTTTAG
- a CDS encoding formate C-acetyltransferase/glycerol dehydratase family glycyl radical enzyme, translating to MPETVQKPAYFERVTRLKKRVLETKPEMDLENARLLTEGFIDAEGEPLVVKKAKAFRNQCLKKTIKIWDDELIVGCSGSKIRAGILCADSCWSVLDKELESINSRQYDPFFLPPEDRKIFEDEVRPYWKGRSNYEEWQAQIPEDTRILRDCGVIYIDRKAVRGWGETTAGYTWLINEGITGIINYIEEARSKLDITNPGEYEKDYYLQALLIVAEGIIKMANRYADEADKLAVNEENPERRKELRLIAETCRQVPEHPARTFREALQSIYFYQTMLFMEQNAASYNPGRMDQYLWPFYKADLEAGRLTKEVAQELLDCLWVKFSEPCLFQDAVTAEFAAGYPMFQNVCVGGLDDTGKDAVNELSYMILQATMDVQLYQPSLSVRYSVAKNPNKFLRKIVELISLGTGFPAFHNDDIGIMMLMNKGIPLTEAYNWNPCGCVETNLEGRLRQFTALADINLGSIVEFALLDGQNRKSGLYASSRTGDPRNFKSYDQFLNAVKKQIQHTIRAVVAGSHVIDEIGLNRPVPALSLTFRECIDKALDYSRGGAKYNTGNGIILIGVADLVNSIAAVRHLVYDTEAVTMTELLDALDKDYEGKEELRKLCIAAPKFGNNDDNVDRIAGEIFTFIADEIEKYCSKYGKMTPGILPVSGNTPFGLEVGALPSGRKAWQPLADGVSPSGGTDFNGPTAILKSVAHIPHGRFVQGTLLNMKIEPAMLKTENGIAQLMALLKSLCSLGVYHVQFNVVDQETLIKAQKNPEKYKGLLVRVAGYTAYFTELGKDVQDEIIGRTVQQGISVG from the coding sequence ATGCCCGAGACCGTTCAAAAACCTGCTTATTTTGAACGAGTTACACGTTTGAAAAAACGGGTGCTCGAAACAAAACCGGAAATGGACCTTGAAAATGCCCGCCTTCTAACAGAGGGTTTTATCGATGCTGAAGGTGAACCACTGGTAGTTAAAAAAGCTAAAGCCTTCCGCAACCAGTGTCTGAAGAAAACTATAAAGATCTGGGATGACGAATTAATCGTCGGCTGTTCAGGCAGCAAGATCAGGGCCGGCATACTTTGTGCCGATTCCTGCTGGTCAGTTCTCGACAAAGAACTTGAATCAATTAATTCCAGGCAGTATGATCCTTTTTTTCTACCGCCGGAGGATCGTAAAATCTTTGAAGATGAGGTTCGTCCATACTGGAAAGGGCGATCAAATTATGAAGAATGGCAGGCTCAGATTCCCGAAGATACCAGGATATTACGCGATTGTGGTGTTATATATATTGATCGTAAGGCTGTTCGCGGCTGGGGTGAAACAACAGCTGGATATACCTGGCTGATCAACGAGGGCATTACCGGCATCATTAATTATATTGAAGAAGCCCGTTCAAAGCTCGACATTACAAATCCGGGTGAATATGAAAAGGATTATTACCTTCAGGCACTGTTAATAGTTGCTGAAGGAATTATCAAGATGGCCAATCGCTATGCAGATGAAGCAGATAAATTGGCTGTTAATGAAGAAAATCCGGAGAGAAGAAAAGAACTTAGACTCATTGCCGAAACATGCAGACAGGTACCGGAGCATCCGGCCAGGACCTTCCGGGAAGCCTTACAATCGATCTATTTTTACCAGACCATGCTTTTCATGGAACAGAATGCTGCGAGCTATAATCCCGGCCGTATGGACCAATATCTATGGCCATTTTATAAAGCAGATCTTGAAGCAGGCCGGCTGACCAAGGAAGTGGCTCAGGAGCTTCTCGACTGCCTCTGGGTTAAATTCAGTGAGCCATGTTTGTTTCAGGACGCGGTTACTGCCGAGTTTGCAGCAGGTTATCCCATGTTTCAGAATGTCTGTGTTGGCGGGTTAGATGATACCGGAAAAGATGCCGTCAATGAATTATCATATATGATCCTGCAGGCCACCATGGATGTTCAGCTCTATCAGCCTTCCCTCTCGGTCCGGTATAGCGTTGCCAAGAACCCGAATAAATTTCTACGAAAAATTGTTGAATTGATCAGCCTGGGCACGGGATTTCCCGCTTTCCACAATGATGACATTGGAATCATGATGCTGATGAACAAGGGTATACCCCTCACTGAAGCTTATAACTGGAACCCCTGCGGATGTGTTGAAACCAATCTTGAGGGCAGGCTGCGTCAATTTACTGCTCTGGCTGACATTAATTTAGGCAGTATAGTTGAGTTTGCCCTACTCGACGGCCAGAACAGGAAAAGCGGCCTCTACGCTTCAAGCAGGACCGGAGATCCCCGTAATTTTAAATCTTATGATCAATTCTTAAATGCTGTCAAGAAACAGATTCAGCATACGATCCGGGCAGTAGTCGCCGGCAGCCATGTAATTGATGAGATTGGGTTGAACCGGCCTGTCCCCGCCTTATCGCTGACCTTCAGGGAATGTATCGATAAAGCCCTTGATTACTCACGGGGAGGTGCCAAATATAATACGGGAAACGGAATAATTCTGATCGGTGTTGCTGACCTTGTTAACAGTATCGCGGCTGTCAGGCATCTGGTTTATGACACTGAAGCAGTAACAATGACTGAACTGCTCGATGCTCTTGACAAGGATTATGAAGGGAAAGAAGAACTTCGAAAACTTTGCATCGCCGCTCCGAAGTTTGGGAACAATGATGATAACGTTGACCGGATTGCAGGTGAAATTTTTACATTTATTGCTGATGAAATCGAAAAATATTGCAGTAAATACGGGAAAATGACTCCCGGTATCCTTCCGGTATCCGGAAATACTCCTTTTGGATTGGAGGTTGGCGCCCTTCCATCGGGCCGCAAAGCCTGGCAGCCTCTGGCCGATGGAGTAAGCCCCAGCGGTGGAACTGATTTTAACGGGCCAACGGCAATTCTGAAATCTGTTGCCCATATTCCACACGGTCGGTTTGTCCAGGGCACTCTGCTAAACATGAAAATTGAACCGGCCATGTTAAAAACCGAAAACGGTATTGCCCAGTTGATGGCCTTACTTAAAAGCCTGTGCAGCCTCGGTGTTTACCACGTGCAGTTTAACGTTGTCGATCAGGAAACTCTGATCAAGGCTCAGAAAAATCCGGAAAAATATAAAGGCTTACTGGTCCGAGTAGCCGGTTATACTGCCTATTTCACAGAGCTGGGTAAAGATGTTCAGGATGAGATAATCGGACGGACCGTTCAACAGGGTATATCTGTGGGGTGA
- a CDS encoding ornithine--oxo-acid transaminase, which translates to MPSTSEILKVTEQYSARNYLPLPVVLTKGKGVWVEDPEGNRYMDMLSAYSAMNFGHCHPKIISALKEQADRITVTSRAFHNDHLGTFCRMLSELTSKKMVLPMNTGAEAVETAIKAVRRWAYRIKKVAPDKAEIITCRGNFHGRTTTIVSFSSDEAYKADFGPFSPGFKIIEYGSIDALKAAINNNTCAFLVEPVQGEAGIIIPPEGYLEEAYKLCKDNNVLFVADEIQTGFGRTGKMFACDWEKVIPDVYILGKALGGGVLPISAVTADEEILGVFEPGSHGSTFGGNPLACAVSIRALQVMKEEKLVENSADLGKYFLSKLKDIANPVVMDIRGKGLFVGVELTEKARPYCEELMKMGILAKETHDNVIRFAPPLIIDKKDLDWAIDAIHKLFAS; encoded by the coding sequence ATGCCGTCAACAAGCGAGATTTTAAAAGTTACTGAACAGTACAGCGCTCGCAATTATCTTCCTTTACCGGTTGTATTGACAAAAGGGAAGGGAGTCTGGGTTGAAGATCCCGAGGGCAATCGTTACATGGATATGCTCAGCGCCTATTCAGCAATGAATTTCGGACATTGTCATCCGAAAATTATCAGCGCATTAAAAGAACAGGCTGACCGAATAACGGTTACTTCCAGAGCTTTTCACAATGACCACCTCGGTACATTTTGCCGGATGCTTTCTGAACTGACCAGCAAGAAAATGGTTTTACCGATGAATACGGGTGCAGAAGCGGTGGAAACTGCAATTAAAGCGGTCAGGCGCTGGGCTTACAGGATCAAGAAGGTCGCGCCCGACAAGGCAGAGATTATTACATGCAGAGGCAATTTTCACGGACGGACAACTACAATTGTATCTTTCAGTTCCGATGAAGCTTACAAGGCTGATTTCGGACCTTTTTCTCCCGGTTTTAAAATTATTGAATACGGCAGTATTGATGCGTTGAAGGCCGCAATTAACAATAATACCTGCGCTTTTCTTGTTGAGCCGGTTCAGGGTGAAGCGGGGATAATCATTCCTCCTGAAGGCTACCTGGAAGAGGCATATAAGCTATGTAAAGATAATAATGTTCTTTTTGTTGCCGATGAAATTCAGACCGGTTTTGGCAGAACGGGAAAAATGTTTGCCTGTGACTGGGAAAAAGTGATCCCCGATGTTTACATTCTCGGCAAAGCGCTTGGAGGAGGAGTGCTGCCGATTTCTGCGGTTACAGCCGACGAAGAGATTCTTGGCGTTTTTGAACCTGGCTCACATGGTTCTACTTTCGGCGGAAACCCACTGGCCTGTGCAGTTTCAATCAGAGCACTGCAGGTGATGAAAGAAGAAAAACTTGTTGAAAATTCAGCTGATCTCGGGAAATACTTCCTCAGCAAACTGAAAGATATTGCTAACCCGGTTGTCATGGATATTAGAGGAAAGGGCTTATTTGTGGGGGTAGAATTAACCGAAAAAGCACGACCCTACTGTGAAGAACTGATGAAGATGGGAATCCTGGCCAAGGAAACACATGACAATGTTATTCGGTTTGCCCCACCGTTGATTATAGATAAAAAAGATCTTGACTGGGCAATCGATGCGATTCATAAGCTTTTTGCCAGTTAA
- a CDS encoding NAD(P)H-dependent oxidoreductase subunit E has product MREGHPEVVAEAQLWMVSRRISGGKLKGLLNLAFSLTLTFSQCYNFFMEKEKSIFDETISKHNHDISNLIMMLQDIQSATGYISSNSVEYLSRKLNIPEAQIYSVATFYKSFSLRPKGKHRVDICEGTACHIRGASVLMSRASDELGIKAGETTADGEFSLNSVHCVGACAMGPVVVIDGKYHGSVTTSTLSKELRKSKTAADGELESTAVEEVPDIGLEKINSPQNFKTLQELARSMNALKEKRVLVCAGTGCIAKGSLEVAGSFKEALGELNLEIPVSLEMKTVGCQGFCEKGPLVIIIPDEVFYSGVKPGDVKEIVNETLLNNRYVEKLLYHEPNSGTIISRYEEIPFFAGQHRIALRNVGTINPLNIYDYLARGGYSALLNALYFMNSNEIITEVENSGLRGRGGGGFSTGKKWRTTAKIESPVRYVICNGDEGDPGAFMDRSIMEGDPHSVIEGMVICAYAVGSNHGYIYVREEYPRALKHLEEAIDQARRAGFLGNNICGTDFSFDIRINRGTGAFVCGESTALMQSVEGKVGEPRAKYIRSAERGLYDQPTVLNNVETFVNIPPIIENGAAWFASTGTEKSPGTKVFSVVGKVKNTGLVEVPMGMTLRSIIYDVCGGILNNKKFKAVQTGGPSGGCLPESKLDLPVDFDTLTREGSMMGSGGMIVMDEDTCMVDVARYFTDFLNQESCGKCSACRLGISNLHSILDRICRGEGVADDIERIEKLLSVLELGSLCGLGKSAPNPVRSTLTHFKNEYMAHIIEKRCPAGVCRALISYEINDLCTGCRRCARNCPQNAISGEKNERHYIDQELCNRCGLCLATCNFEAVFVKK; this is encoded by the coding sequence TTGAGGGAAGGCCATCCAGAGGTGGTGGCGGAAGCTCAGTTGTGGATGGTTTCGCGAAGAATTTCCGGTGGCAAGTTGAAAGGCCTGTTGAACCTGGCATTTTCATTGACATTGACTTTTAGTCAATGTTATAATTTTTTTATGGAAAAAGAAAAATCAATATTTGATGAAACTATCAGTAAACACAACCACGACATTTCCAACCTGATAATGATGCTGCAGGATATTCAATCCGCTACAGGTTACATATCTTCGAATTCAGTGGAGTATCTCTCAAGGAAACTCAATATACCGGAAGCACAGATTTATTCAGTTGCTACTTTTTATAAATCATTTTCGTTACGTCCAAAGGGAAAACATCGAGTTGATATTTGCGAAGGCACCGCCTGCCATATACGCGGTGCTTCTGTTTTGATGAGCAGAGCTTCTGACGAACTTGGCATCAAGGCCGGAGAGACAACAGCAGATGGAGAGTTTTCTTTGAATTCGGTTCATTGTGTAGGTGCCTGCGCCATGGGACCGGTTGTTGTAATCGACGGTAAATATCATGGCAGCGTCACCACTTCGACTCTATCCAAAGAGCTGCGAAAAAGCAAGACGGCTGCAGATGGAGAGTTGGAAAGCACTGCTGTCGAAGAAGTTCCGGATATTGGTTTGGAAAAAATCAACTCTCCTCAAAACTTTAAAACTTTGCAGGAATTAGCCAGAAGCATGAACGCTTTGAAAGAAAAACGAGTTCTGGTTTGTGCCGGTACCGGATGTATTGCCAAGGGCAGCCTGGAGGTTGCCGGCTCATTTAAAGAAGCTCTGGGAGAGTTAAATCTTGAAATCCCTGTTTCTTTAGAGATGAAAACAGTAGGTTGCCAGGGTTTTTGCGAAAAAGGGCCCCTGGTAATCATAATACCTGATGAAGTCTTTTATTCCGGTGTTAAACCCGGAGATGTTAAAGAAATAGTTAATGAAACCTTATTAAACAACCGCTATGTTGAGAAACTTCTCTATCATGAACCGAACAGCGGGACGATTATCTCAAGGTATGAAGAAATTCCTTTTTTCGCGGGACAACACCGCATCGCCTTAAGAAATGTAGGTACAATTAACCCCTTAAACATTTACGATTACCTGGCCCGGGGTGGCTACAGTGCGCTGTTGAATGCTCTTTATTTTATGAATTCTAATGAAATTATCACTGAAGTTGAAAACTCAGGTTTGAGAGGACGGGGAGGAGGAGGCTTTTCCACTGGAAAGAAGTGGAGAACCACGGCAAAAATAGAATCGCCGGTTAGATATGTTATCTGTAACGGTGATGAAGGTGACCCCGGTGCTTTCATGGACCGCAGCATAATGGAAGGCGACCCGCATTCCGTAATTGAGGGTATGGTTATCTGCGCTTACGCTGTAGGCTCTAATCATGGCTATATATATGTTAGGGAAGAATACCCACGGGCCCTGAAACACCTTGAAGAAGCAATTGACCAGGCCCGTAGAGCAGGTTTTCTCGGCAACAACATTTGCGGCACCGATTTTTCCTTTGATATTCGAATCAACAGGGGAACAGGCGCTTTTGTCTGTGGTGAATCGACTGCCCTGATGCAATCGGTTGAGGGCAAAGTAGGCGAGCCGCGAGCTAAGTATATCCGCTCTGCAGAACGAGGGTTGTATGATCAACCAACGGTTTTAAACAATGTTGAAACATTTGTTAATATACCGCCAATAATTGAAAACGGCGCTGCCTGGTTTGCTTCGACCGGTACTGAAAAAAGCCCTGGAACAAAAGTATTTTCAGTTGTCGGTAAAGTTAAGAACACCGGATTGGTCGAGGTTCCCATGGGCATGACGCTCCGTTCAATAATTTATGATGTTTGCGGCGGAATACTTAATAACAAAAAATTTAAAGCAGTTCAAACCGGAGGGCCCTCAGGTGGGTGTTTACCTGAAAGCAAACTGGATCTGCCTGTAGATTTTGATACCCTCACCCGGGAAGGTTCAATGATGGGATCTGGCGGTATGATCGTAATGGATGAAGATACATGCATGGTTGATGTTGCCCGTTACTTTACCGATTTCTTGAACCAGGAATCCTGCGGTAAATGTTCGGCCTGCCGTCTCGGTATTTCGAACCTTCATTCTATCCTTGACAGGATATGCCGCGGTGAAGGAGTAGCAGACGATATTGAACGGATAGAAAAGCTGCTTTCGGTTCTTGAACTGGGCTCACTATGTGGGTTGGGTAAATCGGCTCCGAATCCGGTTAGAAGTACCCTGACTCATTTTAAAAATGAATATATGGCGCATATTATAGAAAAACGCTGCCCTGCCGGTGTCTGCCGCGCCTTAATCAGTTATGAGATTAACGATTTATGCACTGGCTGCCGTCGCTGTGCCCGTAATTGCCCGCAAAATGCTATCAGCGGAGAAAAAAATGAACGTCATTATATTGATCAGGAACTATGCAACCGCTGCGGACTCTGTCTGGCAACCTGTAATTTTGAAGCTGTTTTCGTTAAAAAATAG
- a CDS encoding 2Fe-2S iron-sulfur cluster-binding protein yields MKKKIIINIDGRTVETESGKMLLDVIRDLGIYIPTLCYHPSLPRSGACRLCLVEVNKKEWAGSSRIVTSCLYPVEEGLIINTRTSEVMKTRRSLLELYMSECPGSEEIKALARLEGIDDTSFALSSDDNKCVLCGLCVRVCQDCGPGAISTQGRGIDKIIAPNPEGVADHCVGCRACAYICPTGTIPFEQQNCQLKIWNKTFEIPICTVDEKLCRGCGICEEVCPFSIPRVDLKSDGLPRAVISSNACVGCGICEGSCPTGAISQISTAQVNCYRSTIADDDLNNQDILFACPRSPLPDSMPGLYRVSCIGNIDLSTILFTMASGARSISLMCRDKLSCPYEEGGVIGESLVANVRNILKLLDCNLDYITILNPEPEQAGPLKTWIKRKETVNSIDPIVAKNNIGQELTPRGMDLALKLLPSLKSGKQAGSLLDENLRSLFDEHLSEDHALLFLDNLPELHIIFTLIGDPALIPGIIAHAVTFLKEKGIQVRPVDTPEDILNNPGRMVYTIFEPSEEIRVLKDDATSLNTLAGASGAGYSSDFNFLIDDLERNRLLEKLPQDSCTWYSINIPELLQYNLLLRTGAWLKSLSPKPLPIFSKLEENPLDQLILSDSYRIKNHPIIPSTETSKISFTFNGTGLKARNNEVITSALYASGIHIFGHHERDGGAQGIFCVNGQCSQCMVIANGKPVKGCMTPVKEGMVVTSVEGTPALSDIPPLDFDIPEPPEFDTEVLIIGGGPAGISAAIELGNVGVKVLLIDDKQELGGKLSLQTHNFFGSVADCYAGERGIYIGDTLAENLKRLPTVDIWLDSTVVGVFSDRKFGVSGGGTYRLVKAGRVLFTTGAREKSLAFPGADLPGVYGAGAFQTLVNRDLIRCAERLFIVGGGNVGLIGAYHALQAGIDVVGLVEALQKCGGYKVHEDKIKRFGVPVWTSHTVLKIEGSEKVERVITAAVDESFKPIPGTEKIFEVDTVLIAVGLSPVNELLEKAKEYGMDAYAAGDANEIAEASAAIFSGKIIGRRIAQSMGIDLPVPSDWEEFGETLKHHAGDSDPFIPGEGGDKVFPIIRCMQEIPCNPCTEACPKNCITMQDSILSLPEFDGECIGCGRCVLACPGLAINLVLDDYDPKKEKALLMMPFEFVNDLIPIGEEVTTTDMEGHVVGKGKVIAYKDRKSQNSRRLLLLEVPYKERLVVAGFRIREIDKGSPLEYLPADDLDPIVCRCERVRKSEIVQAIRDGVRDMNQLKALLRTGLGGCNGKTCTDLILRIYREEGIPISEITLPTHRPLVAEVHLGDFLARNTGGDSNGKK; encoded by the coding sequence ATGAAGAAAAAAATCATTATTAACATTGACGGAAGGACGGTTGAAACAGAAAGCGGCAAAATGCTGCTTGATGTTATAAGAGATCTCGGTATCTACATACCAACTTTATGTTACCATCCATCACTGCCGAGAAGCGGTGCCTGTCGACTCTGCCTGGTTGAAGTAAACAAAAAAGAGTGGGCTGGCTCTTCCCGAATTGTTACCTCTTGCCTTTATCCGGTAGAAGAAGGCCTAATCATTAATACCCGAACTTCAGAGGTTATGAAAACCCGAAGAAGCCTGCTTGAGCTATACATGTCCGAATGTCCGGGATCCGAAGAAATTAAAGCGCTGGCTCGGCTGGAAGGAATTGATGATACTTCTTTTGCATTGAGTTCTGACGATAATAAATGCGTTCTTTGCGGTTTATGTGTTCGAGTATGTCAGGATTGTGGACCCGGGGCAATTTCGACCCAGGGCAGAGGAATCGATAAAATAATTGCACCCAATCCGGAAGGAGTCGCAGATCATTGTGTCGGCTGCAGGGCATGTGCATATATCTGTCCGACCGGGACAATTCCCTTTGAACAGCAAAACTGTCAGTTAAAAATCTGGAACAAAACATTTGAAATACCGATCTGTACGGTTGATGAGAAATTGTGCAGGGGCTGTGGTATTTGCGAAGAAGTCTGCCCTTTTTCTATACCGAGGGTTGATCTGAAAAGCGACGGTCTTCCCAGGGCAGTTATCTCTTCAAACGCCTGTGTTGGTTGTGGAATATGTGAAGGTTCTTGCCCGACCGGAGCGATCAGTCAAATTTCAACTGCACAGGTTAACTGCTACAGAAGTACAATTGCAGATGACGATTTAAATAATCAGGATATCCTTTTTGCATGCCCCCGGTCTCCTCTTCCGGATAGTATGCCCGGTTTATACCGGGTCAGTTGCATCGGAAACATTGATCTCTCTACTATCTTATTTACCATGGCATCAGGCGCCCGAAGTATTTCTCTCATGTGCCGTGATAAATTAAGCTGCCCTTATGAGGAGGGTGGCGTTATCGGTGAGAGCCTGGTAGCTAATGTGAGGAATATTTTAAAACTATTAGATTGCAATCTTGATTATATAACTATCCTGAACCCGGAACCTGAACAGGCAGGGCCATTAAAAACATGGATAAAAAGAAAAGAAACAGTAAACTCAATCGATCCGATTGTCGCTAAAAACAATATTGGACAGGAATTAACACCACGGGGAATGGATTTAGCTCTCAAACTGCTTCCATCGTTAAAATCAGGGAAACAGGCGGGCTCGCTCCTGGATGAAAACCTGAGAAGTTTGTTCGATGAGCATTTATCTGAAGATCATGCTCTTCTTTTCCTGGACAACCTGCCGGAGCTGCATATAATATTTACCCTGATTGGTGATCCTGCATTAATCCCCGGTATTATTGCTCATGCCGTTACATTTTTAAAAGAAAAGGGAATCCAGGTCCGACCTGTTGATACTCCTGAGGATATTCTTAATAATCCCGGGAGAATGGTCTATACTATCTTCGAACCTTCTGAAGAGATAAGAGTGCTAAAAGACGATGCAACCTCTCTGAATACACTTGCCGGCGCTTCCGGCGCAGGCTACAGTTCAGATTTTAATTTTTTAATTGATGATCTGGAGCGAAATAGACTACTTGAGAAATTACCACAGGACAGCTGCACCTGGTACTCAATAAATATCCCCGAACTGTTGCAGTACAACCTGCTGCTGCGTACGGGCGCCTGGTTAAAAAGCCTATCTCCCAAACCACTTCCCATATTTTCTAAACTAGAGGAAAATCCGCTCGATCAGTTAATACTCAGTGACAGTTACCGGATCAAAAATCATCCGATTATTCCTTCTACAGAAACGTCAAAGATATCTTTTACCTTTAACGGAACAGGGTTAAAAGCCCGTAATAATGAGGTGATCACTTCCGCCCTTTATGCGTCCGGGATACATATATTCGGGCATCATGAAAGAGATGGCGGAGCCCAGGGTATTTTTTGCGTGAATGGTCAGTGCTCACAGTGCATGGTTATTGCAAATGGAAAGCCGGTGAAAGGCTGCATGACTCCGGTCAAGGAAGGGATGGTTGTTACAAGTGTAGAGGGGACTCCTGCTCTATCTGATATTCCTCCACTGGATTTTGACATCCCTGAACCTCCAGAATTTGATACAGAGGTTCTGATTATCGGCGGCGGTCCGGCCGGAATAAGCGCAGCCATTGAACTTGGCAATGTGGGCGTCAAAGTTTTACTGATCGACGATAAACAGGAATTGGGTGGAAAGTTAAGTCTCCAGACTCATAACTTTTTTGGTTCAGTCGCTGATTGTTACGCCGGTGAAAGAGGAATTTATATCGGTGATACTCTTGCCGAGAACTTAAAAAGGCTGCCCACCGTTGATATATGGCTTGATTCTACCGTTGTTGGAGTTTTCAGCGATCGAAAATTCGGTGTTTCCGGCGGGGGAACATATCGACTGGTCAAAGCCGGAAGGGTTCTATTTACAACCGGCGCCAGAGAAAAAAGCCTGGCTTTTCCCGGAGCTGACCTTCCGGGAGTCTACGGAGCAGGTGCTTTTCAGACACTGGTCAATCGCGATCTTATCCGCTGTGCTGAAAGATTGTTTATTGTTGGTGGCGGTAACGTGGGTTTGATTGGCGCTTACCATGCCCTGCAGGCCGGCATTGATGTTGTCGGTCTGGTCGAAGCTTTGCAGAAATGTGGAGGTTACAAAGTTCATGAAGATAAAATTAAACGTTTCGGTGTTCCGGTCTGGACATCACATACTGTTTTAAAAATTGAAGGTTCCGAAAAGGTTGAGCGGGTTATTACTGCTGCTGTAGATGAGTCGTTTAAACCCATTCCCGGAACTGAAAAAATATTCGAAGTAGATACAGTTCTAATTGCAGTTGGCTTAAGTCCTGTAAATGAACTCCTTGAAAAGGCGAAGGAATATGGTATGGATGCTTATGCCGCCGGAGATGCAAATGAGATTGCTGAAGCATCGGCAGCGATATTTTCCGGAAAAATTATCGGACGCCGCATAGCCCAATCTATGGGTATTGACCTGCCCGTTCCGAGTGACTGGGAAGAATTCGGAGAAACCTTGAAGCATCATGCCGGTGATAGCGATCCTTTTATTCCCGGGGAAGGTGGTGACAAGGTATTTCCGATCATTAGATGCATGCAGGAAATACCTTGTAATCCCTGCACGGAAGCCTGTCCGAAAAATTGCATCACCATGCAGGATTCTATTCTTTCGCTCCCCGAATTTGATGGTGAATGCATCGGTTGTGGCCGTTGCGTCCTTGCCTGTCCCGGCCTGGCCATCAATCTTGTTCTCGATGATTATGACCCGAAAAAAGAAAAAGCTCTGTTAATGATGCCTTTTGAATTTGTTAACGATCTTATCCCAATTGGTGAAGAAGTAACTACAACCGACATGGAAGGTCATGTTGTAGGTAAAGGAAAAGTCATCGCCTACAAAGACCGGAAAAGCCAAAACAGCAGGCGTTTACTCCTGCTGGAAGTTCCATATAAGGAGCGCCTTGTTGTTGCGGGGTTCAGGATAAGAGAGATAGACAAAGGATCACCTCTGGAATATCTACCTGCTGATGATCTCGACCCGATAGTATGCCGCTGTGAAAGAGTCAGAAAAAGTGAGATTGTCCAGGCCATCAGGGATGGAGTACGAGATATGAACCAGTTAAAAGCACTGCTTCGCACAGGACTGGGCGGATGCAACGGAAAAACTTGTACTGATTTAATTCTGCGCATTTACCGTGAAGAGGGTATACCGATCTCCGAGATAACCCTGCCGACACACCGGCCTCTGGTTGCCGAAGTTCATTTGGGAGACTTTCTTGCCCGAAATACCGGAGGTGACAGCAATGGCAAAAAATAA